The following proteins are encoded in a genomic region of Brachypodium distachyon strain Bd21 chromosome 1, Brachypodium_distachyon_v3.0, whole genome shotgun sequence:
- the LOC104582115 gene encoding LOW QUALITY PROTEIN: uncharacterized protein LOC104582115 (The sequence of the model RefSeq protein was modified relative to this genomic sequence to represent the inferred CDS: inserted 2 bases in 1 codon; deleted 2 bases in 1 codon) has product MVWEADWLSIHEQLALIGGAGENPLDEFCIPLDIXRQLFFPFTNPSLSMLLTLGFVLLVFFVVTKKGGGKSVPNAWQSLVELIYDFVLNLVNEQIGGLSGNVKQKFFPQLSVTFTFSLFRNPQGMIPFSFTLTSHFLITAWLFRSFSIFIGIAIVGFQRHGLHFLSFLLPAGVPWPLPLAPFLDMGFIFLASNLNLHLLE; this is encoded by the exons ATGGTCTGGGAGGCAGATTGGCTCTCTATCCACGAGCAGCTCGCTTTGATTGGGGGAGCGGGTGAAAACCCACTGGATGAATTTTGCATTCCTCTGGATAT TAGGCAACTTTTTTTCCCATTCACAAATCCATCCTTGTCTATGCTGCTCACTCTCGGTTTCGTCCTACTTGTGTTTTTTGTTGTTACGAAAAAGGGAGGTGGAAAGTCAGTTCCAAATGCATGGCAATCCTTGGTAGAACTAATTTATGATTTTGTGTTGAACCTTGTAAACGAACAAATAGGTGGTCTTTCCGGAAATGTGAAACAAAAGTTTTTCCCT CAACTCTCGGTCACTTTTACTTTTTCGTTATTTCGTAATCCCCAGGGTATGATACCCTTTAGCTTCACATTGACAAGCCATTTTCTCATTACCGCTTGGCTCTTTCGATCCTTTTCCATTTTTATAGGCATTGCGATCGTTGGATTTCAAAGACATGGGCTTCATTTTCTTAGCTTCTTATTACCTGCGGGAGTCCCATGGCCACTGCCGTTAGCACCTTTTTTAGACATGGGCTTCATTTTCTTAGCTTCTAATCTCAATTTGCATTTACTTGAATGA
- the LOC100826294 gene encoding peroxidase 3 — protein MAARSAMLTLLLSAILAVGGAAAAKAESSGKLRQGFYSHSCPRAEQLVARYARRHVPRSPSLAATLLRTHFHDCFVRGCDASVLLNGRKKNNGEAEKEAAPNLTLRGFAFLDGAKALVEEECPGVVSCADVLALAARDAVAAIGGPFWKVPTGRRDGRVSRKQEALDQIPAPTMNFTALLASFRSKGLELPDLVWLSGAHTIGIAHCDSFGERLYNFTGRGGAGDADPSLDTAYAATLRRTKCATPTDNTTIVEMDPGSFLTFDLGYYRGLLKRRGLFQSDAALITDAAARADVESVAKGPPEVFFQVFARSMVRLGMVGVKTGAQGEIRRHCAVVNG, from the exons ATGGCGGCACGATCTGCGATGCTGACGCTCCTGTTATCCGCAATTTTGGCCGTCGGCGGCGCTGCAGCGGCGAAGGCGGAGAGTTCAGGCAAGCTGCGGCAGGGGTTCTACTCCCACAGCTGCCCGCGGGCCGAGCAGCTCGTGGCGCGCTACGCCCGCCGCCACGTCCCCCGCTCCCCTTCCCTCGCTGCCACCCTCCTCCGCACCCActtccacgactgcttcgtTAGG GGGTGCGACGCGTCGGTGCTGCTGaacgggaggaagaagaataaTGGGGAAGcggagaaggaggcggcgccgaACCTGACGCTGCGCGGGTTCGCGTTCCTGGACGGGGCCAAGgcgctggtggaggaggagtgCCCGGGGGTCGTGTCCTGCGCCGACGTGCTGGCACTCGCCGCGCGCGACGCCGTGGCCGCCATCGGTGGGCCGTTCTGGAAGGTGccgacggggaggagggaCGGGAGGGTGTCGCGGAAGCAGGAGGCGCTCGACCAGATCCCGGCCCCCACCATGAACTTCACCGCGCTCCTCGCGTCGTTCCGGAGCAAAGGGCTCGAGCTCCCCGACCTCGTCTGGCTGTCAG GCGCGCACACGATCGGCATCGCGCACTGCGACTCCTTCGGCGAGCGGCTCTACAACTTcacgggccgcggcggcgccggcgacgcggACCCGTCGCTGGACACCGCCTACGCCGCGACCCTCCGCCGCACAAAGTGCGCGACGCCGACGGACAACACGACGATCGTGGAGATGGACCCGGGAAGCTTCCTGACCTTCGACCTGGGCTACTACCGGGGCCTCCTCAAGCGCCGGGGCCTGTTCCAGTCGGACGCGGCCCTGATCACGGACGCCGCGGCAAGGGCCGACGTCGAGAGCGTGGCCAAAGGGCCCCCCGAGGTGTTCTTCCAGGTGTTCGCGAGGTCCATGGTGAGGCTGGGCATGGTGGGCGTCAAGACCGGCGCCCAGGGGGAGATCCGGCGCCACTGCGCCGTCGTCAACGGCTAG